One Pagrus major chromosome 11, Pma_NU_1.0 genomic region harbors:
- the ppp1r2 gene encoding protein phosphatase inhibitor 2 translates to MAAPRPIKGILKNKNSGTNVKSLPDDVQAEIPEQAPGLSEDDQQKKSQKWDEMNILATYHPADKDYGLMKIDEPSTPYNRMVGDDEDEGALSDSDGHSGLAADDLASKLVAAEGTEPRFMKEEEEEEEEESSEEEEEELSPEEQAKKKHFQMMRKMHYNEGLNIKLARQLIASELEDDDEDADEEMRDDTEETREDAEEINVDPPQEADSLDS, encoded by the exons ATGGCAGCTCCCCGGCCGATAAAAGGCATCCTAAAGAACAAGAACAGCGGGACAAACGTCAAATCTCTGCCCGACGACGTACAGGCAGAGATCCCCGAACAAGCCCCTGGACTCTCGGAGGATGACCAACA GAAGAAATCCCAGAAATGGGATGAGATGAACATCCTGGCCACGTACCATCCGGCTGACAAAGACTATGGCCTGATGAAGATAGACGAACCCAGCACACCTTACAACAG GATGGTGGGGGACGACGAAGACGAGGGGGCGCTGAGTGACTCGGACGGCCACAGTGGACTCGCAGCCGATGACCTGGCATCGAA GCTGGTGGCAGCAGAAGGCACAGAGCCTCGCTTcatgaaggaggaagaagaagaagaagaagaagagagcagtgaggaggaggaagaggagctcaGTCCTGAAGAACAAG CCAAAAAGAAGCATTTTCAGATGATGAGGAAGATGCACTACAACGAGGGCCTGAACATCAAACTGGCTCGCCAGCTCATCGCCAGCGAGctagaagatgatgatgaagacgcGGACGAAGAGATGAGGGACGACACAGAAGAGACGAGGGAGGACGCGGAGGAGATCAATGTTGATCCGCCACAGGAAG CTGACTCTCTGGACTCCTAG